Proteins from a genomic interval of Nocardioides jishulii:
- a CDS encoding phosphatase PAP2 family protein: protein MRAALEVGLVLVLFALYKFGRAMVADQVSQAMRHAEVVRTLQASLWLPSEAAIQASVHVESLMRAANVYYTVVHFPLMVAFLVWGFLRRNPGEYRWARNLVVIQTGAALAIHVFFPLAPPRMFPEWGFVDTMERYGPSPYEGVSGDVANQFAAMPSLHVGWAVLIAYVVARTGPRWLAWLAGCHAALTAMIVVITANHWWLDGVIGVALLLVAAAVLPRPPTAKREVAQRREASATRDDVAA, encoded by the coding sequence GTGCGTGCCGCTCTGGAGGTCGGGCTCGTCCTGGTGCTCTTCGCGCTCTACAAGTTCGGGCGCGCCATGGTCGCCGACCAGGTCTCCCAGGCGATGCGTCATGCCGAGGTGGTGCGCACCCTCCAGGCAAGTCTCTGGCTGCCGTCCGAGGCCGCCATCCAGGCGAGCGTCCACGTCGAGTCCCTGATGCGTGCGGCCAACGTCTACTACACCGTCGTTCACTTCCCGCTCATGGTGGCGTTCCTGGTCTGGGGGTTCCTGCGCCGCAACCCGGGGGAGTACCGCTGGGCGCGCAACCTAGTCGTGATCCAGACCGGAGCGGCGCTCGCCATCCACGTCTTCTTCCCGTTGGCACCCCCGCGCATGTTCCCCGAGTGGGGCTTCGTCGACACGATGGAACGCTACGGACCGTCGCCCTACGAGGGCGTGAGTGGAGACGTGGCCAACCAGTTCGCCGCGATGCCGAGCCTGCACGTCGGGTGGGCGGTGCTCATTGCCTACGTCGTGGCGCGTACCGGCCCCCGGTGGCTCGCCTGGCTGGCTGGGTGCCACGCCGCGCTGACGGCGATGATCGTGGTGATCACCGCGAACCACTGGTGGCTGGACGGCGTCATCGGGGTCGCCCTCCTGCTCGTGGCGGCCGCCGTGCTTCCGCGCCCGCCCACGGCGAAGCGCGAGGTCGCGCAGCGACGGGAAGCCTCCGCGACGCGTGACGACGTCGCCGCCTGA
- a CDS encoding AMP-binding enzyme, whose protein sequence is MKDMIISGGENIYCAEVENVIAGHPAVREVAVIGRSDERWGQVPVAVVSTLPGHDLTLDDLVDFLRGRLASYKTPKDLVVLPELPRNAGGKIVKGALRATDETAGGEMLLPQG, encoded by the coding sequence ATGAAGGACATGATCATCTCGGGCGGCGAGAACATCTACTGCGCCGAGGTCGAGAATGTCATCGCCGGCCACCCTGCCGTCCGCGAGGTCGCGGTCATCGGACGCTCCGACGAGCGCTGGGGCCAGGTGCCGGTGGCGGTCGTGTCCACCCTCCCCGGCCACGACCTCACGCTCGACGACCTCGTCGACTTCCTCCGCGGCAGGCTGGCGTCGTACAAGACTCCCAAGGACCTCGTCGTGCTCCCCGAGCTCCCCCGCAACGCGGGCGGGAAGATCGTGAAGGGCGCGCTGCGCGCCACCGACGAGACCGCTGGCGGCGAGATGCTGCTCCCCCAGGGCTGA
- a CDS encoding succinic semialdehyde dehydrogenase: MTAEMTPPAPTGNAGQPEAAQELSPRGAFAGRPSWVTEERLSQWSGWVVAGDAAEGAHQMAAAPFTLEPTAVVPCSQRGDVESAVQRARSAQRSWATTSYADRARVLLAFHDALLAEQDEVLDLIQWETGKARFHAWQEVGQVVTIARHYARRAQHYLKPAKVRGMVPGATAVKEVRVPKGVVGIISPWNYPLYLGAGDVLPALMAGNAVVSKADSQTPFTLLWARALMARAGLPDDVWQVVTGSGGETGTALVDTVDFVAFTGSTATGREVASRAARRLVAASLELGGKNPLIVRRDADLEAAARGTVTAAFANTGQMCIHVERVYVHQDVYEAFRDELVRATEDLRLGSAYDYGADVGSLTSTAQLEAVREHVQDAVDRGARVLTGGGPRPDLGPLFFAPTLLEGVTPQMRVHAEETFGPVLSLYPVVDDDEAVALANEGTYGLSSSVWSKDVAAAESIAHRLRAGAVNINDGAAAAAGSIEAGMGGMGESGLGRRHGAEGIRKYTDAQTIARQRWLPLGPPKGKPVEGFVHMTNAQLGLMRRLRLR; this comes from the coding sequence ATGACCGCTGAGATGACTCCCCCCGCTCCCACCGGCAACGCTGGCCAGCCTGAGGCGGCCCAGGAGCTCTCGCCGCGCGGCGCCTTCGCCGGCCGTCCCTCGTGGGTGACCGAGGAGCGCCTGTCGCAGTGGTCCGGATGGGTGGTCGCAGGCGACGCCGCGGAGGGCGCCCACCAGATGGCCGCGGCCCCCTTCACGCTGGAGCCCACCGCGGTGGTGCCCTGCAGCCAGCGGGGCGACGTCGAGTCAGCCGTGCAACGCGCGCGTTCCGCCCAGCGCTCATGGGCCACGACCTCGTACGCCGACCGGGCTCGGGTCCTGCTGGCCTTCCACGACGCCCTGCTCGCCGAGCAGGACGAGGTCCTCGACCTGATCCAGTGGGAGACCGGCAAGGCCCGCTTCCACGCCTGGCAGGAGGTGGGACAGGTCGTGACGATCGCCCGCCACTACGCCCGCCGCGCCCAGCACTACCTCAAGCCCGCCAAGGTCCGCGGGATGGTGCCCGGGGCCACGGCCGTCAAGGAGGTGCGGGTGCCCAAGGGCGTCGTGGGCATCATCTCGCCCTGGAACTACCCGCTCTACCTCGGCGCCGGCGACGTCCTCCCCGCCCTGATGGCGGGCAACGCCGTGGTGTCCAAGGCTGACTCGCAGACGCCCTTCACGCTCCTGTGGGCGCGCGCCCTGATGGCACGGGCCGGGCTCCCCGACGACGTGTGGCAGGTCGTGACCGGCTCGGGCGGGGAGACGGGCACGGCGCTGGTCGACACGGTCGACTTCGTCGCCTTCACGGGCTCGACCGCCACGGGACGCGAGGTCGCCAGCCGAGCCGCGAGGCGTCTGGTGGCCGCGTCCCTGGAGCTGGGGGGCAAGAACCCCCTCATCGTCCGCCGGGACGCCGACCTTGAGGCAGCGGCCCGGGGCACGGTCACGGCTGCGTTCGCCAACACCGGTCAGATGTGCATCCACGTCGAGCGGGTCTACGTGCACCAGGACGTCTACGAGGCGTTCCGCGACGAGCTCGTCCGGGCCACCGAGGATCTCCGGCTCGGGAGTGCCTACGACTACGGTGCCGACGTCGGGTCACTGACGTCGACCGCCCAGCTGGAGGCCGTGCGCGAGCACGTGCAGGACGCCGTCGACCGCGGCGCGCGAGTGCTCACCGGAGGCGGGCCGCGTCCGGATCTCGGCCCGCTGTTCTTCGCGCCGACGCTCCTCGAGGGGGTGACGCCCCAGATGCGGGTGCACGCCGAGGAGACCTTTGGCCCGGTCCTGTCGCTCTACCCGGTGGTCGACGACGACGAGGCCGTCGCCCTCGCCAACGAGGGGACCTACGGGCTCTCGTCCTCGGTCTGGTCCAAGGACGTCGCAGCGGCTGAGTCCATCGCCCACCGCCTGCGGGCCGGGGCGGTCAACATCAACGACGGCGCGGCAGCCGCCGCCGGCAGCATCGAGGCGGGCATGGGCGGCATGGGCGAGAGCGGTCTCGGGCGCCGCCACGGCGCGGAGGGGATCCGCAAGTACACCGACGCGCAGACCATCGCCCGTCAGCGTTGGTTGCCGCTGGGGCCGCCGAAGGGCAAGCCGGTCGAGGGGTTCGTGCACATGACCAATGCCCAGCTGGGCCTGATGCGGCGGCTGCGCCTGCGCTGA
- a CDS encoding response regulator: protein MTFVLAVDDDAAILRTLTINLRARGYDVETARDGRSALLVVGERMPDVVLLDLGLPDLDGIQVLTRLRSFGKVPVIVVSARTEPDDKVEALDLGADDFVTKPFSIDELLARIRVITRRAETRDDQSFVVRVEDLTLDVTEARAARGAEEIHLTPTEWRIVETLARRPGRLVRQSELLHAVWGPGYSRQTNYLRVHLASIRRKIETDPGAPRIFVTEPGIGYRFAPWSEPSSQG from the coding sequence ATGACCTTCGTGCTCGCCGTCGACGACGACGCCGCCATCCTGCGTACGCTCACCATCAACCTCCGGGCTCGTGGCTACGACGTGGAGACCGCTCGCGACGGCAGATCAGCACTCCTCGTCGTGGGCGAACGCATGCCCGACGTCGTCCTGCTCGACCTCGGCCTGCCCGACCTCGACGGCATCCAGGTGCTCACGCGGCTGCGATCCTTCGGCAAGGTGCCCGTCATCGTGGTCTCGGCCAGGACCGAGCCTGACGACAAGGTGGAGGCCCTCGACCTCGGGGCGGACGACTTCGTCACCAAGCCGTTCTCCATCGATGAGCTGCTCGCCCGGATCCGCGTCATCACTCGCCGAGCCGAGACCAGGGATGACCAGTCGTTCGTCGTGCGCGTGGAGGACCTCACCCTCGACGTCACCGAGGCCCGTGCCGCCCGGGGCGCCGAGGAGATCCACCTCACACCCACCGAGTGGAGGATCGTCGAGACGCTGGCGCGACGGCCCGGGCGCCTGGTGCGCCAGAGCGAGCTCCTGCACGCGGTCTGGGGTCCCGGGTACTCGCGCCAGACCAACTACCTGCGGGTGCACCTGGCAAGCATCCGGCGCAAGATCGAGACCGACCCCGGGGCCCCGCGCATCTTCGTGACCGAGCCCGGGATCGGATATCGCTTCGCCCCGTGGAGCGAGCCCTCGTCGCAGGGGTAG
- a CDS encoding oxygenase MpaB family protein — translation MLSLGAALGLTGALAPTTAAWSWAPSGSIAGAGTGADPRWVWDDEIDQLMANLIDRGDTARTNKALLSWVNNNDPLPADVPADLRDWLHRKTRLPTWADPALLARSTDVSRRLDTHFFILYGVGGGIMSTVIPREAKSVYWSKGGADMQDRAAKTFAFGYDMAEIGGFTPRGQFLVTANKTRLVHAAVRHLLPQSPHWRAVADETIPISQADILVTFHSTGTFAHMKLKEWGFLKNKDDDRAFLHSWQVALSQLGVRDEYIPASWEDAEEQSRQVLTPILAPTPEGKKLAEELLNMPNSLTFGLSRGLLNEFTRYLLNDDIGDWLGLKRDYVAAALIRTAWPVYMAFRRGTIPFLPVAYYGLDQFIRAFAMAFLNKGKDVRTTPITIPDMNRPSN, via the coding sequence GTGTTGTCCCTCGGCGCCGCCCTCGGCCTGACGGGAGCGCTCGCCCCCACCACCGCCGCCTGGTCGTGGGCCCCCTCGGGATCGATTGCCGGCGCCGGCACCGGAGCTGACCCCCGGTGGGTGTGGGACGACGAGATCGACCAGCTCATGGCCAACCTCATCGACCGGGGTGACACCGCCCGGACCAACAAGGCGCTCCTCAGCTGGGTCAACAACAACGACCCCCTCCCTGCCGACGTCCCCGCAGACCTGCGCGACTGGTTGCATCGCAAGACCAGGCTGCCGACCTGGGCCGACCCCGCCCTGCTCGCCAGGTCGACAGACGTCTCCCGGCGTCTCGACACCCACTTCTTCATCCTCTACGGGGTGGGCGGCGGCATCATGAGCACCGTCATCCCCCGTGAGGCCAAGTCGGTGTACTGGTCCAAGGGCGGCGCCGACATGCAGGACCGCGCGGCGAAGACCTTCGCCTTCGGCTACGACATGGCGGAGATCGGTGGCTTCACCCCGCGCGGCCAGTTCCTCGTCACGGCCAACAAGACTCGCCTGGTGCACGCCGCCGTACGCCACCTCCTCCCCCAGTCGCCGCACTGGCGCGCCGTGGCCGACGAGACCATTCCGATCAGCCAGGCCGACATCCTGGTGACCTTCCACTCCACGGGCACCTTCGCCCACATGAAGCTGAAGGAGTGGGGCTTCCTGAAGAACAAGGACGACGACCGCGCGTTCCTCCACTCGTGGCAGGTCGCCCTCAGCCAGCTCGGCGTACGCGACGAGTACATCCCGGCCTCGTGGGAGGACGCCGAGGAGCAGTCGCGCCAGGTCCTCACCCCGATTCTGGCCCCCACCCCGGAGGGCAAGAAGCTGGCCGAGGAGCTGCTCAACATGCCGAACTCGCTGACCTTCGGCCTCAGCCGCGGTCTGCTCAACGAGTTCACGCGCTACCTCTTGAACGACGACATCGGCGACTGGCTCGGCCTCAAGCGTGACTACGTCGCCGCGGCGCTCATCAGGACGGCGTGGCCGGTCTACATGGCCTTCCGCCGCGGCACCATCCCGTTCCTGCCGGTGGCCTACTACGGACTCGACCAGTTCATCCGGGCCTTCGCCATGGCGTTCCTCAACAAGGGGAAGGACGTGCGGACCACGCCGATCACCATCCCGGACATGAACCGCCCCAGCAACTGA
- a CDS encoding AMP-binding protein: protein MTTSADPAQAPAWTFRNHWMAHTSAHAAMRPDDPALRHRGVSTTWAQLAERFLRGAAGLQERGVAEGDRVALLTLNHPWFVEAVFAANSLGAMAVPLNFRLAPPELDHILGDSTPSAVFVDAMLLPLLKAAPASASIGTVVVIGEADLSAEAPHVVAYEQFLAAQPPIELPDVSEEAVALIMYTSGTTGHPKGAMLSHRNMQVQALTCIRAMGMVDETDVGFLTAPFFHIAGLGSVVANIVVGVPTVIHPLGAFDPAEVLDAYEAEGATIVFNVPMQWDLLCSQPDIDQRDLKLRIISWGAAPASDTTLREMAEKFPDALNVAVFGQTETSPITCVLRGEDSLRKLGSVGQPIPTIQYRVVDPLMNDVATGEVGEIVYRGPTVTQGYWNKPDATAEAFAGGWFHSGDLVKQDEEGFV, encoded by the coding sequence ATGACGACGAGTGCCGACCCTGCCCAGGCCCCCGCCTGGACCTTCCGGAACCACTGGATGGCCCACACGTCGGCGCACGCAGCCATGCGGCCCGACGATCCTGCGCTGCGCCACCGTGGCGTGAGCACCACGTGGGCCCAGCTCGCGGAGCGCTTCCTCCGAGGCGCCGCGGGACTGCAGGAACGCGGTGTGGCGGAGGGCGACCGGGTCGCCCTGCTCACCCTGAACCACCCGTGGTTCGTCGAGGCGGTCTTCGCCGCCAACAGCCTGGGCGCGATGGCGGTGCCGCTGAACTTCCGGCTCGCTCCCCCCGAGCTCGACCACATCCTCGGAGACAGCACCCCGAGCGCGGTCTTCGTGGACGCGATGCTGCTGCCGCTGCTCAAGGCCGCGCCGGCCTCGGCCTCGATCGGCACGGTGGTCGTCATCGGCGAGGCCGACCTCTCCGCGGAGGCACCGCACGTGGTGGCGTACGAGCAGTTCCTCGCCGCCCAACCTCCCATCGAGCTGCCGGACGTGAGTGAGGAGGCCGTCGCGCTGATCATGTACACCTCCGGGACCACCGGCCACCCGAAGGGCGCGATGCTGTCGCACCGCAACATGCAGGTCCAGGCCCTCACCTGCATCCGGGCCATGGGCATGGTCGACGAGACCGACGTCGGCTTCCTGACGGCACCGTTCTTCCACATCGCCGGCCTCGGTTCCGTCGTGGCCAACATCGTCGTCGGCGTGCCCACCGTGATCCATCCGCTGGGGGCGTTCGACCCCGCAGAGGTGCTGGACGCCTACGAGGCGGAAGGGGCCACCATCGTCTTCAACGTCCCCATGCAGTGGGACCTCCTCTGCAGCCAGCCCGACATCGACCAGCGCGACCTCAAGCTGCGCATCATCAGCTGGGGAGCAGCCCCAGCCTCCGACACCACCCTGCGTGAGATGGCGGAGAAGTTCCCCGACGCCCTCAACGTGGCGGTCTTCGGCCAGACCGAGACCTCCCCCATCACCTGCGTCCTGCGCGGGGAGGACTCGCTGCGCAAGCTCGGCTCCGTCGGCCAGCCGATCCCCACGATCCAGTACCGGGTGGTCGACCCGTTGATGAACGACGTGGCCACCGGGGAGGTCGGCGAGATCGTCTACCGCGGCCCCACGGTCACGCAGGGATACTGGAACAAGCCTGACGCCACGGCCGAGGCCTTCGCGGGAGGATGGTTCCACTCCGGCGACCTGGTCAAGCAGGACGAGGAGGGATTCGTCTGA
- a CDS encoding AMP-binding protein gives MKRWSTSPRGAGGRTSSSARTSTACVLNQAGISTLVAVPSFRDSDYAAMIEEVRHDTRALERVHLIGTPGWDELVAGADEVSSEQLATVQQSLDPHDPINIQYTSGTTGFPKGATSPAPPTAPAWSSRPRPRPRASTPSRP, from the coding sequence GTGAAGCGCTGGTCGACGTCGCCCAGGGGCGCCGGTGGACGTACGAGCAGTTCCGCGAGGACGTCGACCGCCTGCGTCCTCAACCAGGCCGGCATCTCCACCCTCGTCGCCGTTCCCTCGTTCAGGGACAGCGACTACGCGGCCATGATCGAGGAGGTCCGCCACGACACCCGTGCCCTGGAGCGGGTCCACCTCATCGGCACGCCCGGTTGGGACGAGCTGGTGGCCGGTGCTGACGAGGTCTCGAGCGAGCAGCTGGCGACGGTGCAGCAGAGTCTGGACCCGCACGACCCGATCAACATCCAGTACACGTCGGGCACGACGGGCTTCCCCAAGGGGGCAACCTCGCCTGCACCACCCACGGCGCCTGCATGGTCGTCCCGGCCCCGGCCCCGGCCCCGGGCTTCGACGCCGAGTCGACCCTGA
- the dps gene encoding DNA starvation/stationary phase protection protein Dps, giving the protein MTQKKKALPYTIPGLDDADAKRLIEILQARLHAFNDLHLTLKHAHWNVVGPHFIAVHEMIDPQVVEVRAMADDTAERIAALGGTPVGTPGALVKAREWDDYAVGRATTQEHLSALDGVYEGVVSSQRAAIEEAGDLDPITEDMLISQASQLEQFHWFVRAHLEDQGGALHHEKD; this is encoded by the coding sequence ATGACCCAGAAGAAGAAGGCACTTCCGTACACGATCCCCGGGCTGGACGACGCGGACGCGAAGCGACTCATCGAGATCCTTCAGGCCCGTCTCCACGCCTTCAACGACCTCCACCTGACGCTGAAGCATGCGCACTGGAACGTCGTCGGTCCGCACTTCATCGCGGTGCACGAGATGATCGACCCACAGGTCGTCGAGGTCCGCGCCATGGCCGACGACACCGCTGAGCGCATCGCGGCACTGGGCGGTACGCCGGTGGGAACCCCCGGCGCCCTCGTCAAGGCCCGCGAGTGGGACGACTACGCGGTCGGCCGTGCGACGACCCAGGAGCACCTCTCGGCCCTCGACGGCGTCTACGAGGGTGTCGTCTCCTCGCAGCGCGCAGCCATCGAGGAGGCGGGCGATCTCGACCCCATCACCGAGGACATGCTGATCAGCCAGGCCTCGCAGCTGGAGCAGTTCCACTGGTTCGTCCGGGCGCACCTGGAGGACCAGGGCGGGGCCCTTCACCACGAGAAGGACTGA
- a CDS encoding alpha/beta fold hydrolase, with product MPMTPQTALLHGHELSYVDSGEGPVVLFIHGILGSQHNWKHLVDQLDDSFRVIVPDLFGHGASAKPMGDYSLSSHAATLRDLLDRLEVETVTLVGHSLGGGIAMQFFYLFPERVERLVLVASGGLGREVSPWLRSATLPLAEQVLGLVASDWMTTKVDRIGRRASHLGWKPGADVGAMWRGFRSLSDRESRRAFLATTRAVVDVGGQTVSAHSRLGDVVPPPTLLVWGSKDRVIPAWHALKARESVPGIRVELFEGASHFPHLDDPERFTALLREFVADSGPETEPE from the coding sequence ATGCCCATGACGCCCCAGACCGCGCTCCTGCACGGGCACGAGCTCTCCTACGTGGACAGCGGTGAAGGACCCGTGGTGCTCTTCATCCACGGGATCCTCGGTTCGCAGCACAACTGGAAGCACCTCGTCGACCAGCTCGACGACTCCTTCAGGGTCATCGTCCCGGACCTGTTCGGGCACGGCGCGTCCGCGAAGCCCATGGGTGACTACTCGCTCAGCTCGCACGCCGCCACCCTGCGTGACCTGCTCGACCGCCTCGAGGTCGAGACGGTCACGCTGGTCGGTCACTCGCTCGGCGGCGGCATCGCCATGCAGTTCTTCTACCTCTTCCCTGAACGCGTGGAGCGTCTCGTGCTGGTGGCCAGCGGAGGGTTGGGCCGGGAGGTCAGCCCGTGGCTGCGATCGGCGACACTTCCTCTGGCCGAGCAGGTGCTCGGGTTGGTCGCGTCGGACTGGATGACCACCAAGGTGGACCGGATCGGTCGCAGGGCGTCGCATCTCGGTTGGAAGCCCGGCGCCGACGTCGGTGCGATGTGGCGGGGGTTCCGGTCCCTGTCCGACCGCGAGAGCCGTCGTGCCTTCCTCGCCACCACGCGGGCGGTCGTCGACGTCGGGGGCCAGACGGTGAGCGCGCACAGTCGGCTGGGAGACGTGGTCCCACCCCCGACCCTTCTGGTGTGGGGCTCGAAGGACAGGGTGATCCCGGCGTGGCACGCGCTCAAGGCCCGCGAGTCGGTGCCCGGGATCAGGGTGGAGCTGTTCGAGGGGGCCAGCCACTTCCCGCACCTCGACGACCCGGAACGGTTCACGGCGCTGCTGCGCGAGTTCGTGGCCGACTCCGGTCCCGAGACGGAGCCAGAGTGA
- a CDS encoding TetR/AcrR family transcriptional regulator: MTVEEVAVRRRPRNRRQLVVDAAGPVFSELGYHGASMEEVAAKVGITAAALYRHFPNKYALFVECANLMVDRLVSVIDVFDEDAFLTDLLPALAQISVEHRASGGTYRWEARFLEPEERRELRAKFTVVVDATAEALEREFGGGRTRLRAAASLGAVGSITAHRTPIARQRAEDLLVAAGLGVAAVDLDDVAPTASRVRLPARAAAVSRRAEILRAAILLFARSGFHHVSMGQIAAAVGVGSSAIYRHYATKADILAAACLQAAGSLEQAVGQALHGVHGAEEQLEALVAAYVAYSFENLELISVAEAEIMGLPPELRRPVVLAQREHVELWEQRLRAVRPDLDARAARTLVHAGFGVVVEAGRQLRWRDEGDNRDVVTALVLGALTSAGPTAPS; the protein is encoded by the coding sequence ATGACGGTCGAAGAAGTGGCGGTGCGCCGGCGTCCGCGCAACCGTCGCCAGCTCGTGGTGGACGCGGCTGGTCCGGTCTTCAGCGAGCTCGGCTACCACGGTGCCTCGATGGAGGAGGTGGCCGCCAAGGTCGGCATCACCGCCGCTGCCCTCTACCGGCACTTCCCCAACAAGTACGCCCTCTTCGTCGAGTGCGCGAACCTCATGGTCGACCGTCTGGTGAGCGTCATCGACGTCTTCGATGAGGATGCGTTCCTCACGGACCTGCTCCCGGCGTTGGCGCAGATCTCCGTGGAGCACCGTGCCTCGGGCGGGACCTACCGCTGGGAGGCGCGGTTCCTGGAGCCTGAGGAGCGGCGCGAGCTCAGGGCGAAGTTCACCGTGGTGGTGGACGCCACCGCCGAGGCGCTGGAGCGGGAGTTCGGCGGGGGACGTACGCGGTTGCGCGCCGCCGCCTCGCTGGGCGCGGTCGGTTCCATCACTGCGCACCGGACGCCCATCGCACGCCAGCGTGCCGAAGACCTCCTCGTGGCCGCGGGGCTGGGGGTGGCCGCAGTCGATCTCGACGACGTCGCCCCGACGGCGTCGCGGGTTCGCCTCCCGGCGCGCGCCGCGGCGGTCAGTCGGCGGGCCGAGATCCTGCGCGCAGCGATCCTGCTCTTCGCCCGCTCAGGGTTCCACCACGTCAGCATGGGCCAGATCGCGGCGGCCGTGGGGGTGGGCTCCTCGGCCATCTACCGCCACTACGCCACCAAGGCCGACATCCTCGCCGCCGCGTGCCTCCAGGCGGCAGGCTCGTTGGAGCAGGCCGTGGGTCAGGCGCTCCACGGGGTCCACGGCGCGGAGGAGCAGCTCGAGGCGCTCGTTGCGGCCTACGTGGCGTACAGCTTCGAGAACCTCGAGCTCATCAGCGTGGCCGAGGCCGAGATCATGGGCCTCCCGCCCGAGCTGCGACGTCCGGTGGTCCTGGCCCAACGCGAGCACGTCGAGCTGTGGGAGCAGCGGCTCCGGGCCGTGCGCCCCGACCTGGATGCGCGCGCCGCGCGCACCCTGGTGCACGCGGGCTTCGGTGTCGTCGTCGAGGCGGGGCGCCAGCTGCGGTGGCGCGACGAGGGTGACAACCGCGACGTCGTGACGGCCCTGGTGCTGGGCGCGTTGACCAGTGCCGGACCGACGGCCCCGTCCTGA
- a CDS encoding AMP-binding protein produces the protein MFIAEWNLPSFNDFDLSSVRTGIMAGSPCPAELMKELIASGIEEMTIAYGMTETSPVSTQNRTDDTFEQKTGTVGRVGPHLEVRIVDPAGETVPRGAAGEFLTKGYSVMLGYWDEPEKTAEAVVDGWMHTGDIGVMDEDGSVRITGRIKDMVIRGGENVYPREIEEFLHTHPDVVDAQVIGVPDERYGEELCAWIQMREGAEPLDASTPRRCANSAPAGWRTTRSRATSRSWTSSR, from the coding sequence ATGTTCATCGCCGAGTGGAACCTGCCGAGCTTCAACGACTTCGACCTCTCCTCCGTTCGCACCGGCATCATGGCTGGTTCCCCGTGCCCGGCCGAGCTGATGAAGGAGCTCATCGCCTCGGGCATCGAGGAGATGACCATCGCCTACGGGATGACGGAGACCTCGCCGGTGTCGACCCAGAACCGCACCGACGACACCTTCGAGCAGAAGACCGGCACGGTCGGCCGCGTCGGGCCGCACCTCGAGGTGAGGATTGTCGACCCCGCCGGGGAGACGGTGCCACGCGGCGCGGCCGGAGAGTTCCTGACCAAGGGCTACTCGGTGATGCTCGGCTACTGGGACGAGCCCGAGAAGACTGCCGAGGCGGTCGTGGACGGCTGGATGCACACCGGTGACATCGGCGTGATGGACGAGGACGGCTCCGTGCGCATCACCGGGCGCATCAAGGACATGGTGATCCGCGGCGGAGAGAACGTGTACCCCCGCGAGATCGAGGAGTTCCTCCACACCCACCCCGACGTCGTCGACGCGCAGGTGATCGGCGTGCCTGACGAGCGCTACGGCGAAGAGCTCTGTGCCTGGATCCAGATGCGGGAGGGAGCCGAACCGCTCGACGCCTCGACGCCTCGACGTTGCGCGAATTCTGCACCGGCCGGCTGGCGCACTACAAGATCCCGCGCTACGTCGAGGTCGTGGACGAGTTCCCGATGA